The Armatimonadota bacterium genome has a segment encoding these proteins:
- a CDS encoding sugar ABC transporter substrate-binding protein, translating into MRAVFASVFAFLVLCTVWAVTHVPTHPVGKTVLTWVSDDAPVRQDQMRLFREYCRAQGRPDVDIRLDPNNGGLDKIVVQSVGGVGPDVFDMYQSDQLNACVEAGILLDVTDSAKRSGYGLDRMWPALQAAATINGRQYSVPPNCASTAIFYNKDVFDRRGVPFPKGDWTWRQFVSTAEMLTVKRPNGRGYESFGIMGYTLTDAIWQAGGEFYTPDGARCVLDSPEAIEGARFFADLQHKYHVMPTASEETAMSSAGGWGSGALNYFMGGRIAMIVSGRFAAINWRKVPGLRWGVAPMPFNKRHANRLLWKCTGINRNSPNTEAAQLFLRFLTTGPLCDNINATSDGISAIPEHDYTDAYLHDREHPDETDNALWLKVMKYSRDTQVSPFVNPFTVTRKLTDYTDLIRNGDLSPDEAMKRCASDINAMIRNNIERDPVIRQRWLLRNGKGTRP; encoded by the coding sequence ATGAGAGCTGTGTTCGCCTCGGTTTTCGCCTTCCTGGTCCTGTGTACCGTCTGGGCCGTTACGCACGTGCCCACACATCCCGTCGGCAAGACCGTACTCACCTGGGTTTCGGATGACGCGCCCGTCCGCCAGGATCAGATGCGCCTTTTCCGCGAATACTGCAGGGCACAGGGGCGGCCGGACGTAGACATCCGCCTCGACCCCAACAACGGCGGGCTCGACAAGATCGTGGTTCAGAGCGTCGGCGGAGTCGGTCCCGACGTGTTCGATATGTACCAGTCGGACCAGCTGAATGCCTGCGTGGAAGCCGGGATTCTGCTGGATGTGACCGACTCTGCTAAACGGAGCGGATACGGGCTCGATCGCATGTGGCCTGCTCTGCAGGCGGCCGCAACCATCAACGGGCGCCAGTATTCCGTACCGCCGAACTGCGCGTCCACGGCGATCTTCTACAACAAGGACGTTTTCGACCGCCGTGGGGTGCCATTCCCGAAAGGCGACTGGACGTGGCGGCAATTCGTCTCAACGGCGGAGATGCTCACGGTGAAACGCCCGAATGGCCGAGGCTATGAGTCGTTCGGCATCATGGGCTACACGCTTACGGACGCTATCTGGCAGGCAGGCGGAGAGTTCTACACGCCGGACGGGGCGCGCTGTGTGCTGGACAGCCCGGAGGCCATCGAAGGCGCGCGGTTCTTCGCTGATCTTCAGCACAAATACCACGTGATGCCCACCGCGTCGGAGGAAACAGCCATGTCATCGGCCGGCGGCTGGGGTTCCGGTGCGCTGAACTACTTCATGGGTGGCCGCATCGCGATGATCGTTTCCGGCCGATTCGCGGCGATCAACTGGAGGAAGGTTCCCGGCCTGCGCTGGGGAGTGGCGCCGATGCCGTTCAACAAACGCCACGCAAACCGTCTGCTCTGGAAGTGCACGGGCATCAATCGCAACAGCCCCAACACGGAGGCCGCCCAGCTGTTCCTGCGATTCCTCACCACCGGACCGCTCTGCGACAACATCAACGCGACAAGCGATGGCATCTCCGCCATCCCGGAACACGACTATACCGACGCCTATCTTCACGACCGCGAACACCCGGACGAAACAGACAACGCGCTGTGGCTCAAAGTGATGAAATACTCTCGTGACACGCAGGTCAGCCCGTTCGTGAACCCGTTCACCGTTACCCGCAAACTCACCGACTACACCGACCTCATCCGCAACGGAGACCTCTCGCCGGACGAAGCGATGAAACGCTGCGCGTCCGACATCAACGCGATGATCCGTAACAACATCGAACGCGACCCGGTGATCCGCCAGAGATGGCTGCTGCGAAATGGGAAAGGGACCCGCCCATGA
- a CDS encoding sugar ABC transporter permease, translating into MTAGWSIKRERNRGDLLSALKFLSPNLVGFLVFTTLPVILSLGASFTNWDIRPGVPLHYVGLANFKEMIGEDDFYRFLYNTVFLMLGIPISIAGSLVLALILNQRLRGIVAFRTMFYIPTITSGVALYVMWKALYNPEFGFLNISLYWLIEHLGINGLRQGMHLAPITFDMLPKWHMDVTWAKPSLMLMGIWAGVGGGNMLLYLAGLSNIPVELYEAADLDGAAAWAKFRNVTWPQLAPTTFFVIIMSVIGGLQGGFDQARVMTNGGPAGATTTLGYYIYNKAFLEFRLGYACTVAWTMFAAILVITLINWRFGNRFVESAT; encoded by the coding sequence ATGACCGCCGGCTGGTCCATCAAGCGTGAGCGAAACCGCGGAGACCTCTTGTCCGCCCTTAAGTTCCTTTCGCCCAATCTCGTAGGCTTCCTCGTATTCACCACGCTGCCGGTGATCCTGTCGTTGGGCGCCAGTTTCACGAACTGGGATATCCGGCCGGGCGTCCCTCTTCACTACGTCGGACTCGCCAATTTCAAAGAAATGATCGGCGAGGACGACTTCTACCGCTTCCTGTACAACACGGTCTTCCTGATGCTAGGAATCCCGATCAGCATCGCCGGTTCGCTGGTCCTCGCGCTCATCCTCAACCAGCGCCTCCGGGGAATCGTCGCCTTCCGCACCATGTTCTACATCCCGACCATCACCAGCGGCGTCGCGCTCTACGTGATGTGGAAGGCACTCTACAATCCCGAGTTCGGGTTCCTGAACATCAGCCTGTACTGGCTGATTGAGCATCTTGGCATCAACGGGCTACGCCAGGGGATGCATCTTGCTCCGATCACGTTCGACATGCTGCCCAAATGGCACATGGACGTCACGTGGGCGAAGCCGTCCCTGATGCTGATGGGCATCTGGGCCGGCGTGGGTGGTGGAAACATGCTGCTGTACCTCGCCGGCCTGAGCAACATCCCGGTCGAGTTGTACGAAGCGGCCGACCTGGACGGCGCCGCGGCATGGGCCAAATTCCGGAATGTTACCTGGCCCCAGTTGGCGCCCACCACATTCTTCGTGATCATCATGAGCGTCATCGGCGGACTTCAGGGAGGGTTCGACCAGGCCCGAGTCATGACGAACGGCGGGCCGGCAGGCGCGACCACCACGCTGGGGTACTACATCTACAACAAGGCCTTCCTGGAGTTCCGGTTGGGCTACGCCTGTACCGTCGCGTGGACGATGTTCGCCGCCATCCTCGTCATCACCCTGATTAACTGGCGCTTCGGCAACCGATTCGTGGAGAGCGCGACATGA
- a CDS encoding carbohydrate ABC transporter permease, which produces MTASRLKITLSYAALTLVALTMLLPFFWMVLTSFKPLGEVDGGALLPKQWQVRYVPDVKHPGQFTEVNNYLEVIASRIPQRRIAFPRYYFNSIFIAGWITLLQVLTSAMAAYAFTRIRWPGREQAFLLYLATLMIPGVVTLIPNFAILERLHLIDTYSGLIVPAAFSAFGTFLLRQFMLGVPMSLDEAAEMDGATRSQVFWDVVMPMARPGLITLAIFTFMGAYQSFFWPLVMIKSEWLRTLPIGLLVYDTTQGRETQLIMAASVMTMLPLVILFIIGQRYFVKGIQLGAVKG; this is translated from the coding sequence ATGACCGCCTCCCGCCTGAAAATCACGCTCAGTTACGCCGCCCTAACGCTCGTGGCGCTGACCATGTTGCTGCCGTTCTTCTGGATGGTCCTGACGTCGTTCAAGCCGCTCGGCGAAGTTGACGGCGGCGCGCTTCTGCCGAAGCAATGGCAGGTCCGCTATGTCCCGGACGTGAAACACCCCGGCCAGTTCACGGAAGTGAACAACTACCTGGAAGTCATCGCCTCGCGTATCCCGCAGCGACGCATTGCGTTCCCTCGCTACTACTTCAACAGCATCTTCATCGCGGGCTGGATCACGCTGTTACAGGTCCTCACAAGCGCGATGGCGGCCTATGCCTTCACACGCATCCGGTGGCCCGGCCGGGAGCAGGCCTTCCTGCTTTACCTGGCCACCCTGATGATCCCGGGCGTGGTCACGCTGATCCCGAACTTCGCCATACTCGAGCGCCTGCACCTAATCGACACCTACAGCGGCCTCATCGTGCCTGCGGCGTTCAGCGCTTTCGGCACGTTCCTCCTGCGCCAGTTTATGCTGGGGGTCCCGATGAGTCTGGACGAGGCCGCCGAGATGGACGGCGCCACCCGCTCCCAGGTATTCTGGGATGTGGTGATGCCAATGGCTCGCCCGGGCCTCATCACACTGGCGATTTTCACGTTCATGGGCGCGTATCAATCGTTCTTCTGGCCCCTCGTGATGATCAAGAGCGAGTGGCTCCGCACTCTGCCCATCGGCCTGCTGGTCTATGACACGACGCAGGGCCGCGAAACGCAACTCATCATGGCGGCCAGCGTGATGACAATGCTCCCGCTGGTCATACTCTTCATCATCGGCCAGCGCTACTTCGTAAAGGGCATACAACTCGGCGCAGTAAAAGGCTGA
- a CDS encoding SMP-30/gluconolactonase/LRE family protein — MKLLVTILLGLSCCAVGHAESTWKDIVGDGPKVERIATGFVFTEGPVWSPKGYLLFSDVPAGIIYRWTLKAGATRFRDPSYHSNGLTFDRQARLLACESEGRVSRTEKDGSRKVIADRYEGKNLNSPNDIVVKSGGSIYFTDPTYGLTPPNVPVARAAQLDFRGVYRIAPNGSLALLGREFGQPNGLAFSPDEKRLYVDDSERNNIRVFDVRADGTLSNDRVFATPRERGKEGATDGMKVDTKGNVYCTGPGAVWVYAPSGTLLGKIATPEVPANCAFGDKDRKTLYITARHSVYRVRLRIRGM, encoded by the coding sequence ATGAAGTTGTTGGTTACCATTCTGTTAGGCCTGTCATGTTGCGCGGTAGGCCACGCGGAGTCCACGTGGAAAGACATTGTGGGCGACGGGCCGAAGGTAGAGCGCATCGCCACGGGTTTCGTGTTCACCGAAGGACCGGTCTGGAGCCCGAAGGGCTACCTGCTGTTCTCCGACGTCCCCGCCGGCATCATCTACAGGTGGACACTCAAAGCAGGCGCGACCAGATTCCGCGATCCCAGTTACCACAGCAACGGCCTCACGTTCGATCGCCAGGCGCGGCTTCTGGCGTGCGAAAGCGAAGGACGCGTCTCCCGCACGGAGAAGGACGGCTCGCGCAAGGTCATTGCCGACCGCTATGAGGGGAAGAACCTCAACAGCCCAAACGACATCGTGGTGAAGTCGGGTGGCAGCATCTACTTCACCGACCCCACTTATGGCCTTACCCCCCCCAACGTACCGGTCGCACGGGCCGCGCAACTCGACTTCCGAGGCGTTTACCGGATCGCGCCCAACGGAAGCCTCGCCCTCCTTGGCAGGGAATTCGGGCAGCCCAATGGACTCGCCTTTTCGCCGGATGAGAAGCGCCTGTACGTGGATGACTCCGAGCGCAACAACATCCGCGTGTTCGATGTAAGGGCGGACGGTACGCTCAGCAACGACCGGGTCTTCGCAACGCCTCGTGAACGGGGCAAGGAGGGCGCGACCGACGGGATGAAGGTGGACACGAAGGGAAACGTGTACTGCACCGGTCCGGGCGCGGTATGGGTGTACGCGCCATCGGGCACGCTCCTGGGCAAGATTGCCACGCCGGAAGTGCCGGCCAACTGCGCGTTCGGCGACAAGGACCGCAAGACACTCTATATCACTGCCCGCCATTCGGTATATCGAGTCCGCCTCCGCATCCGGGGGATGTGA
- a CDS encoding type II toxin-antitoxin system HicB family antitoxin yields the protein MNWRVVLERDEETSDWAAWCPELPGCTSAGETETEALQSIREAIQLYLEPEPIKLAEGASVCQVTV from the coding sequence GTGAACTGGAGAGTCGTGCTGGAACGGGACGAGGAGACCTCGGACTGGGCGGCGTGGTGCCCTGAATTGCCGGGCTGCACTTCTGCCGGCGAGACCGAAACCGAAGCGCTCCAAAGCATCCGCGAAGCGATCCAGCTCTATCTGGAGCCTGAACCCATCAAGTTGGCCGAGGGGGCTTCGGTGTGCCAGGTAACGGTCTGA
- a CDS encoding type II toxin-antitoxin system HicA family toxin produces the protein MPDRPDRLNAKQVEDVLARNGFRLVSQRGSHRKWRHDAQRSQVIVPDHRGRDLPIGTLRAIQSASGIAADEWHR, from the coding sequence ATGCCAGACAGGCCGGACCGCTTGAACGCCAAGCAGGTCGAAGACGTTCTTGCCCGGAATGGTTTTCGCCTGGTGTCACAAAGGGGAAGCCATAGGAAGTGGCGCCACGATGCGCAGCGTTCCCAGGTCATCGTTCCCGACCATCGCGGACGCGATCTGCCTATAGGCACGCTTCGAGCGATTCAGTCCGCCTCCGGTATTGCAGCAGACGAGTGGCACCGGTGA
- a CDS encoding PEP-CTERM sorting domain-containing protein (PEP-CTERM proteins occur, often in large numbers, in the proteomes of bacteria that also encode an exosortase, a predicted intramembrane cysteine proteinase. The presence of a PEP-CTERM domain at a protein's C-terminus predicts cleavage within the sorting domain, followed by covalent anchoring to some some component of the (usually Gram-negative) cell surface. Many PEP-CTERM proteins exhibit an unusual sequence composition that includes large numbers of potential glycosylation sites. Expression of one such protein has been shown restore the ability of a bacterium to form floc, a type of biofilm.), with translation MKLLKTCLLGAGLSLLIAGTSQAQVYFSHFETTNLPGNTMSSGMSAITFIPGANIHKFAGTIGTDVVLSNLRVTSSAPDLAPDTFDNPYEITMTLTDDASSASADLLFSGVLKGTTSVGSANIGNTFTGATHYTVDLGLNKYVVDLTTYTAPEAPGGSLGAIGAHVSAVPEPASASLLGVGILPLLGLIRRRK, from the coding sequence ATGAAGCTTCTTAAGACCTGTCTACTGGGCGCTGGTCTGAGCTTGCTCATCGCGGGCACGTCGCAGGCTCAAGTGTATTTCTCTCATTTTGAAACCACGAACCTGCCGGGCAACACGATGTCGAGCGGAATGAGCGCAATTACTTTCATTCCGGGCGCCAACATCCACAAGTTTGCCGGCACGATCGGAACCGATGTGGTTCTCTCGAACCTCCGAGTCACAAGCAGCGCCCCGGACCTGGCGCCTGACACCTTCGATAATCCGTATGAGATCACGATGACCTTGACCGACGATGCCAGCAGCGCCTCCGCCGATCTGCTGTTTTCCGGCGTTCTTAAGGGCACCACGTCGGTCGGTTCCGCCAACATCGGAAACACATTCACCGGCGCGACCCACTACACCGTCGACCTTGGCCTGAACAAGTACGTCGTCGATCTGACCACATACACGGCGCCTGAAGCGCCGGGCGGCAGCCTTGGCGCGATCGGCGCGCATGTCTCCGCCGTTCCCGAGCCGGCTTCCGCGAGCCTGTTGGGCGTGGGCATCCTGCCCCTGCTCGGCCTGATCCGCCGCCGCAAGTAG